Proteins from a genomic interval of Schistosoma mansoni strain Puerto Rico chromosome 2, complete genome:
- a CDS encoding putative arginine/serine rich splicing factor sf4/14, with amino-acid sequence MSHSLCEAEIKKFEDSIQYWFLTLPETNEYKFFRKRLADVRKQKTLGSLAKSETPDICKSENDEFIPTKRRRSRWDEKANEPNINGLVKDFPDGSLASAIALAKAAAAAAKTQGTTSNPNQFTGGVVLTPEQAEQIRYQKELQAMQEFILAQKRSKSKEEELMNRIKGVNYGNKTKITKDGLVIKYEYDSDEDCENGTWEHKLRQAEMEATREWAQKLTEMGHGKHHIGDFLPPDELERFMETFRALKEGREPDFSEYKQFKLTCENVGFQMLEKMGWKEGEGLGIDGQGIVNPVNKGNVHVDGVGLGIDRPSKLVKEDDEYDAYRKRMMLAYRFRPNPLNNPRRDYY; translated from the exons ATGTCCCACAGTCTCTGCGAAGCAGAAATAAAGAAGTTTGAGGATAGCATACAGTATTG GTTCCTGACCCTTCCAGAGACTAATGAATACAAATTTTTTAGAAAAAGATTGGCTGATGTTCGTAAACAAAAGACACTCGGTAGTTTAGCCA AATCCGAAACTCCAGATATTTGCAAGTCGGAAAATGATGAATTCATCCCTACCAAAAGGCGTCGCTCCAGATGGGACGAAAAAGCCAATGAACCTAACATAAATGGATTAGTAAAAGATTTCCCAGATGGGTCTTTGGCTTCTGCAATTGCACTAGCAAAAGCTGCCGCAGCCGCTGCAAAAACTCAAG GAACTACTTCAAATCCAAATCAGTTCACTGGTGGTGTTGTACTTACACCCGAGCAAGCTGAACAGATACGTTATCAAAAGGAA CTTCAAGCTATGCAAGAGTTTATTTTAGCACAAAAACGATCAAAGTCTAAAGAGGAAGAACTTATGAATCGAATTAAGGGTGTAAATTatggaaataaaacaaaaattacaaAGGATGGTTTAGTTATCAAATATGAGTATGATTCCGATGAGGACTGTGAAAACGGAACATGGGAGCATAAATTAAGACAAGCGGAGATGGAGGCAACCCGAG AATGGGCTCAAAAATTAACTGAAATGGGTCACGGAAAGCATCATATTGGGGACTTTCTACCACCGGATGAATTAGAGCGTTTCATGGAAACTTTCCGA GCATTGAAAGAAGGTCGGGAACCGGATTTTTCTGAATACAAACAGTTCAAGTTAACTTGTGAAAATGTTGGTTTTCAAATGTTAGAGAAGATGGGTTGGAAAGAAGGTGAAGGACTTGGCATTGATGGTCAAGGTATTGTTAATCCAGTCAATAA GGGGAATGTCCATGTTGATGGTGTAGGACTAGGAATTGATCGTCCTTCCAAATTAGTAAAAGAAGATGATGAGTACGATGCATATAGGAAACGTATGATGTTAGCTTATCGGTTTCGACCGAATCCTCTG aaCAATCCTCGACGAGACTACTATTAA